In the Populus nigra chromosome 2, ddPopNigr1.1, whole genome shotgun sequence genome, AAGAAGGAGGTCAACTGGCTAATGTTGGCTGGTGGCTAGGTTTAGGTATAATGGGGGCTAGGGTTTTTGAGTGGGGAATTTGAAAAATGTGTTAgtctttttattctctctccTAAACATTCCCTCTTTTTTGTGTATTATAATCacctatttatatataataacctGTCTTCTTCCCCTCAATTGCTTGGTTccctagtaatttaatttttcttcggtcctcttattttcttccttttcacttATGGTCCCTTTGTccatttattataatttgatttttctttttcttttttttttgtattttgaattgttttcttaaaaaaaagggtaataTCAACGTTAATTCAAAAGGTGTGTTAACAACTGAATGCGttgaaagtagtttttttaattttatattctttggAAAAGACgctaaaaatgatgaaaatatatcaaaaacatgttttttaggtttttgttgttttttctacttattaggttttttttggaagaattaaaaaaaaagataaaaaatcagGTAGCAACAaatattattgcatttttttctctttgcaaaTATACTTACTTAAGTATCTAAAAGTCCCAATATctactaaaaaaaaccttttacatGTATCAGCTACTAACTATCTTGGCTTACCAAGTATTGGGCACCAACTACTAGCCCTATTAACTAGAAAGAATGGATTAGATTGCTAGaactaaaaaactaaccaaTTATTCAGCACAGAAGCCTTGGTTCTGAGCCACCTGGATATTTTAGGACATCATCACTAAGGTCGTGATGTTGCCAGATAAAAGGCAACGATCAAGGCCTCCAAACAAACCCCACTGTTTTACCATCTCTAAAGTTTCCTCTACCAGTCGGGGTTTTTGTGAGAATGAAATGCTAGGCAACAATTCCAAAGGTATTTATTATATACAGAAACTTCCAAATGGTTGTTGAATGGATATTAAATGTCTTTCTACTCAATTTTTGAGTTCAAAAACTGGATTGGATAGATGAAGTTTGCTTAAAGAAATTAGTATTGTTAGTTGTGTTCAACACTAAAGTGTGGTTCGTATCATAGGATGGTCACCTTGAATGTAACCCATGTAGTTTAAAATCCACCCATGAGCTATTGAAAAGATAGAGAAATAGAGGAAACCGTACAACAGAATCTTAGTTACATTTATGTTTTTAGCAACAACCAAAGATGGTTTTTAGACAAGTAGTGTAGTTTGTTAAGTAATGCTAACAATATAAATGATATgcttgtaaaaataatttgataaagctattttgtttttggatgagAAATCTATGAACtattcatgaatattttttttgaaagtgatattaaaacatgaaatttattataaaacaagtGTATGAAAGGTGTGGTTGAAAacccaatcaatttaatgtcaaAATGCTTCTTTTAAAGCATGCATACAACATGATTGTTAAAATGCTTATTTTAAGCACCACAATATGTTATTCCGAGGATCTAGAAgctctttataaattaaattgaatataatgataaatctataaatatctaaatactctttttactttttttttagcatacGGGGTTAAGGatataaattgttatttaaCATATAAACCCCATGATGTAAAACATAATTTCTCAAAGCACAACGAGAAAGTGAAAACATGATCAAAcaataagagatgttttgtaattatttatatatataaaaaatagagccATTTAAGAAAAGACTAGGTGTTCTTGGGTTGAAAAGAATGGTTTGTGCACCTAGCCAAAATTTATAAAGCCGAGGCAAGCTTGGAATTAAAAAAGACTCGTgcactcgagttttttttttaagtagcaAATATAATGTTATCTttctacaatatttttttacttgtgcAACTAGCTTGATGACTGTAAAATCAAGATCTCTTTGCACTCcaaaaacacatattttaattttttttcttacagaaaaaatatgaaaaaaaccattatatacatatatatatatctgaaaAACCTAATTATTAACTACAAAACACACtttaattgaacaaaaatctcaaaatcaaaacaagttaAAAGTTCTTTTGGGCCCCTAATCTATctcattaaatattattgaaggTAAAATCCGTCGTCGTTGAGTTTATTTCTAAAAACGGATGATGCAGAGACACTTGAAACATACTTGTTAGTGGTCAGGCAATCTAAAGCTGTCTAGCAGCAGAATGTGTAAGAAAGTCATCATACTTGTAAAGCTTCCTCCTGAAATTGTTGTGCTAATTATGGAGTTTGCCCCAAAGAAAGTCAAGGATGCACGTCACACCACGTTTTGCTCTTGTCACTCTCTCTCCAAGGACTAGAAGATGACCCCAAAATGATACTTATCAGACTTAGCTGTACTTTACAAGCTTCCATTAAACATTTCAAGATACAGTTCAGTACCTTCTGGAACCGTGGAGCCCAACCAGGTCCCACAAATCctctataaaatcaaaatcaggaCCCACACTTCCTTATCACATTCATAAACACCCACATCAGAGGTCGCTTTAAGAACATGCAATCGTGAGTTTGTgacctcctttcttttttatttcttcgaAAAAGTCAATGATCTTATTGGCAGCCAGGGAGCTAGATTGCTATAATTATTGTATATTAACCACTAGACTTAATTAAAAACGCTGTGGGATTTCTTTTACAAAGGATAAATAAACCGAAGAAGAACACAATGATGTAAAGAAGCCACGCAAAACTCCGGTTGCAATCATCATTCATCGTTGTTTCCGCCAGTTAGGGCTCTCTTGGGGCTGAAAAACATAGCCACCAAATTACCCATATTTAAAGAAAGCGAGTTAAGACAATAATCATGGGAATTGGACAAAGATAGCAGCCAGCATGGTAGCTTTACAGTCTAGAAGGGGTCAGATGAAGATCACGAATATGTAAAGGATAAAACTACTAGCTTTGTAAAAATTAGACTTATTAGCATTTCTTACTATTCTTGGCAGCAAGCTGCTCTACACctttcttgctctctctctgaACCCTGCACATTGTTCTACTTCCTTAGCCATCTAAAGCAGACtatcttacattttttttttcccttatagAGAACAGTAAGGCTCTCTAGATTGCTTTCTGTGAttacatcaattttttaaaaagaaaaaaagaaaaaaaaagactctgAAACCTGTAACATATTAACTTTATGTATCTGTCGTCTTTGCAATCTCCACCAAGTAACATGGAGAACAGTTCTACCTTCTCTCCTTCAGTTGGTATCTGACCTATGACGCTCACCCATTAAGtttaggtaaattttttttttttttagaaacggAGGTCCCGGTGTCTGAAACCCTCGAAAATGGTCTTGGAATTCAGTCCTCTAACTCTATAATTCTTCTGTGCCTTACTCTATATAACTGTTGAAATGCCTTTCCCTATTGCAGATGCAAACGGGCTCTCGGGAAGATTAACTCCTTGGTTGCTGCGTAAACAAGCAACAAAAAACCCATATCAGAGATATTGCGCAGCAATTCTTTTGTGTATAAAACTAAGATGATCCAGTCCTTCCCTGAGAAAGCTAGTCACTGCTGCATTTATACaaagtttctaattttttctgatcattaattaatattatatagaaCAAAATGCATATCCACTTGTACCTATCCTGCTCACTGCAATTGGTCCTTGTATGCCTATGCTTTTCCTCGCTGGTGGAACCATTATTCAAAACGTCAAACCAGTAATTGAAATGCTCAGCAGATGGGAACTGGTCTGCTTGTTCTGCACAGGCTAAACCATTAAATTAGTAAAGCAGAATAGGTTTATGGCTTACAATGTTGTCAAGGCACCCAGATaacaatgaaaacaaagaaGCCAGTGTATTATAGACCTTCTGAGAGCTTGAACTCATCCATAGAGTGGCCATGATACGCATGACGAGCCAGGGGTTTAGGCGCAAGCTGAAACTCAGAGAGACGCCTTCTCTCAAGTTCAAGTGCCTGCTCATGTTCCTCCATGAGCTGCTTCCTGAGTAATCTTGAATTATCACAAACTCTCGgcactaaaaaattaacaagagaGAATGTTAGCTACATAAATACAACACCCAAGCGAGGGGTTAGCAAGAGAAATCATATAAGGATTCTACTCACCAGAGTGAAGCTCAGAATCTCCATCTATGAAGTGTTGGCTGTAAAAGAAAGGGTGCTGTATTTTCTCTGCGTACTTCCTGCACAAAAATTCTCTTCAAATTATCACAtctacttgaaaatatatatagcagaaaatttgatcattaaaaaaaaaaacaaaacatgaacagaagttccaatttaattttatcaacatCTTACAAGCAGCACAAAAAATGGAAAGCAGTACATATGAACTTGTGGAAACGATGCAAGAGTAATTGTTTTCAATCcagtgaaaagaaaaatgaacaaCCATGCAAAAGATCCATGCTTTCCTTAAATTAAGAAGCACGATCATAAGTACAGAAAACAAGTAGTATGCTTTGTCAATAAAGGAACAGAGGCCAGCTGGAATCATTTTGTAAttcttttgtttatatttaattttgatgattgGCAAGAGAAGCAAGAatgtcaaaatatcaaaaaacgaACGAGGTGACCCATTCAAACTGGAATCATTTTGCTTGTAACAACAGGAACACATACAGGTTGAAAATATCTAATATTTCATAGATAGGATAGGGATCCAACTAGGCAAACTTCATGATTGATGGATTATACAAAACAATGGGCCTACCACCTCATATGCAGTTTCACCAATCTATGGAAAGTgggcaaggaaaaaaattatattttaaaatgagcaAATTATCAAATCCACAAAAGCAAACCATGAAGGAAAATGTACAATATTGTAGACTTCTTTAAGATAAAAACCACTGGCACCACCTGTCAAATGATAGTGTTAGCGTACATTACAGTAGTTAATTATGGACATGATAGCTGAAAATGACAGGACAATAACTACATAATAAGAAGAGATAAGGTTTAAATCAGTCACAACGATTCATTCAGAATCTCTTTTGCCATTTGGGTCAGCAAACCATCCAGCAATAATTACTCATCAGAACTCAAAGAcgagataatattttaaaccaaaaggaaTATTAAAGGAATGATAAGAGGGAGGGGCGAAGCATCATTCTATAGCAGATAATAGGGCAGGTTATCCTTCAAATATTTACCTGTCAACAAGCCTTGATTTTTCCCTGTAAGGTTTCACAAGAACACGAGCCCCACAAACATGATGAGGATTCCCCTTTGATAGTATCTGCTTTACAGTCTCCGCAAAAACAAAAGTCACAAATCCAAACATCCTCTTCTGCTGGCATGGAATCCTAACATCTTGAACGGGCCCAAATTTGCTACAGAAATAAAGGACCAAAACAAAATGGAACATCTTTAACAAACAAAACACAGAGGATCTCCATAAAGAAACATTCAGATATACTAACCTGAAATAGTTGGAAACATCTTGCTCTGTAAAGGTACTTTCAGCTGGAAAGGTAAGATAGATCTGCCTAGAACCAGCAACTATTCCACCGGGATCATTCCTCTCACCAGCATACTCCAAGTACTTTGGAACATCTTCTGTCAAAATCACTGAATGCTGCCCATGAGGCCTGTCCCAAACAATAAAAGTTAGAGAAGTTAGACAGATCCGTGAACtcggataaaatttaataggaaTTATAAACACTATGAATATGCACATATTGCACCTGTCAATGAGACGAATGCTATTCTTCAATCGAGCTAGGAGCTTTGTTAGACTATAACCTGCCTTACCATGTCTCTGGCTCTCCGTAAGATACCCCTCGGCCTGCAGCATCCTCCCATACTTCTCATAATACATCATTGGCAAAGAGGCAATTGAAACTGGCACCCCTCTTCTTGATTTCAAAAGCTCAGTGAGCTCCAATTCAAGCTTTTCAAGAGAGCCAGGTGAGATAAAATGTTCATCGTTTGCAATCTCATTTGAATTCAGACTGAGAATCTGAGAAAAGCTTTCTGGCATGGGATGGCCATGGAAATACCTACAGTTGTTTCCATGCTTGCAGAACCCTTTATTGAAGTAATGGCAAATCTTAACAGGAAATTCAGGCAAGCTTGGAGACCTTCTACTAGTCCTAGGACCTAATGCGGGTTCTGGGTAAAAGTAACTGCTAGAGAAGTCAGAATTAACAAACTCTAACTGATCATCCGAAGTCAAGAACTGCATTTGGTTTTGAAGCCGGTAATCTTCAGGGAGCATTTCTGAGTACCCTGGTGGACCAAAATCCAGGTTGTGCGCCTGTTGCTGGTCACCAGTCACTTGGGCATCCCAGAAAGAACCTGCAGTCCTAATCTTTATTGGAGAGGAAATTGGGTGTGATGAAACTGCTGTGTTAGGAATGAATTGCAGATGAACATCTGAAACAGGTGCCGGGTTCACCTGAGAAGGTGAAATTGGATTCGGAACTGGTGTTTTGTTTAGCCCCAGATCAGATTTGGCTTTGCTAATCGTAGCGTAAATCAAATTATCAGGGCTAAAGGCTAGCCGAATCATTTCTCTCTCACCATGGTTCTGTAACAGAATATAGCCAATGATCTTGCCGACGAATTCAGGCTCTATCTCCTGGATTCTATTGTACACAACCTTTGTGGACTCTGAAAAATCCATTTCAAATTCTCAACCCTACAAAAGCAACACGGTAACGACATAAGTGGCAGAGTCAGTAGAAAATAGACAGAAATACCGTTAAAATTCCAAATTATTGTGTGGACAAGGACAAGTACATTTCTTTCACAAATTGCAAATATAAGTAAATGCAGATTCAACACACCTAGAAGATAAAGACTGTGAATATTAATAAATACATCGTCTGCCAACACTTTAACCCTGTTATGGATAAtctagagaaaagaaaaatcacatgAAGAAAAGCATTGGTTGTGACATAATCATTCCATTTGTTCCCTTGTATTTACTTTGTAAATAGAGAGGCTTAGCATTTATGACAACCAAAAAACCATCCTGTAAGATATtgccaaaaaaagagagacaggGGGATCCAAGATACATGttgaagaaatgaaaaattgacAGCAAAATGTGAGGGGGGGGGTCACAAGAAGTGGAAAAAACTGGAAAATTTACCACTTCAAGAATAGCAACATCAGCAAGAAATCATTGAGGAGAAACTAGGACAAACAATTTCTTTACCTCTACAAAAGATATCTGAAAAATCAGAGCAGAAAATGGTAAATAAGGACCCAATTAGAAACATCATTGAGGAGAAACTATGACTAAAACCTCAATCCCCTTTCCCTTCTTTTtcccagaaaaagaaaagaaaaaacccttaATTCTCCGTCCAAAACAAGAACAGAGAAgtcaaaatctttattttaatataacccAACGCCGAAACAATTTTTCTTCTGCACCTTACCAATTTCTTCAAGAGAGAGTTACAGgaaccataaaataaatatgaaaaagaaatcaaattttcttttcagtgCATCTTACTAATCAAATTTTGCTCAATACCAAAATAGtcagaagcaaaaaaaaaaaaaaaggaaagagagagagcatgAAAGAGTACATGAACCATGAAAGAAACCAGAATTAAAGTTCTGCAAATCATCACGAAGCCAGTAGAACCAAAGTTTTAGcacattttaaatataaaagaacaacAGCACTTCCAAATTCAAATAAGAACCCACCCTCTAGAAGTAGAAGCGGGAAAAAAACCCCACAAAACCAGCCTTTGAAGCCATTTTTTAACACTAAAAACACAGTTTTTGAACATTTTGAATAAGACCCACATCCAAAGACTCAAAAACTTGAACTGTAACTCAccatttaaacaaaaaagaatcgtAACCATACTTTtcttaaagaaagaagaagaagcaaagatCTAACATACCCACCAAGATTTAACAAGCTTCTGTGTGTATAATAAAGGATGGAAGAAACAAAGTCaaacaaaccaaaccaaagCCTCAAACAATCTTCCCTCCTTCTCCATGGCCACGGTTGATAGATCACTATGTCTCGCTTTCTCTCTCTGTGTGTCTCTATTTCTCTGCCTGCCtgtcttctctgtttttttagctatttttatcttcttctctaGCTCTCCATTCTCCACAAAAACGACACcatccttgaaacaaaaataaaataaaaaccaacccCAAATGACAGAGAGGATATTGCTTTTAAAGGCGCCTTTGTCTTTAGTTCAAATCAACTCTCCCCCTCCCACACACATAAATAAATACACCCACTGGGAAaccctttttttcaaaaaaaaaaaaagaaaagaaaagaaattgaagaaacatTAAAACGCTCTCTTTCTTGAGATTTTAGAAAATCTTCTAATAATTCTAGAAACTGTCAGTTCAGATAAAAATGCGCGAATTAGTTTAGATTTCGAAAACTGAATTCAAGGTCTAATGTCAATGCCACCCTTCAGCCCATTTCAATATGTCaactggtttttatttattttattattcccataaacaataataaattcttaattcaacatgactttttttataaaataatttttttaaaattaaataaatccgtgctgttttaataataataataataatagcattaGTGTTTCGGAAAAATCTATGTGGCCTAGCTTTTTTTGGAAACATTTTCtgtctctcttctcttctgtCCTATGTACTCTGTAGTGGCAAATCTATGGTGTGAatagattaaacaaaaaatgagTTCTGTGTGATTAATCATTCACCGTTGAATCAACTTCTTTTGTTGCTGAGCGCTGGAAAAGAGCTGCTGTTATGCACGAGCTTGGGAATTGATGCCAGACATGCAGTTCATTATGGCCACGTGTACATGATTATCGGTTCT is a window encoding:
- the LOC133682345 gene encoding zinc finger CCCH domain-containing protein 18-like isoform X2; translated protein: MDFSESTKVVYNRIQEIEPEFVGKIIGYILLQNHGEREMIRLAFSPDNLIYATISKAKSDLGLNKTPVPNPISPSQVNPAPVSDVHLQFIPNTAVSSHPISSPIKIRTAGSFWDAQVTGDQQQAHNLDFGPPGYSEMLPEDYRLQNQMQFLTSDDQLEFVNSDFSSSYFYPEPALGPRTSRRSPSLPEFPVKICHYFNKGFCKHGNNCRYFHGHPMPESFSQILSLNSNEIANDEHFISPGSLEKLELELTELLKSRRGVPVSIASLPMMYYEKYGRMLQAEGYLTESQRHGKAGYSLTKLLARLKNSIRLIDRPHGQHSVILTEDVPKYLEYAGERNDPGGIVAGSRQIYLTFPAESTFTEQDVSNYFSKFGPVQDVRIPCQQKRMFGFVTFVFAETVKQILSKGNPHHVCGARVLVKPYREKSRLVDRKYAEKIQHPFFYSQHFIDGDSELHSVPRVCDNSRLLRKQLMEEHEQALELERRRLSEFQLAPKPLARHAYHGHSMDEFKLSEEQADQFPSAEHFNYWFDVLNNGSTSEEKHRHTRTNCSEQDSNQGVNLPESPFASAIGKGISTVI
- the LOC133682345 gene encoding zinc finger CCCH domain-containing protein 18-like isoform X1, producing the protein MDFSESTKVVYNRIQEIEPEFVGKIIGYILLQNHGEREMIRLAFSPDNLIYATISKAKSDLGLNKTPVPNPISPSQVNPAPVSDVHLQFIPNTAVSSHPISSPIKIRTAGSFWDAQVTGDQQQAHNLDFGPPGYSEMLPEDYRLQNQMQFLTSDDQLEFVNSDFSSSYFYPEPALGPRTSRRSPSLPEFPVKICHYFNKGFCKHGNNCRYFHGHPMPESFSQILSLNSNEIANDEHFISPGSLEKLELELTELLKSRRGVPVSIASLPMMYYEKYGRMLQAEGYLTESQRHGKAGYSLTKLLARLKNSIRLIDRPHGQHSVILTEDVPKYLEYAGERNDPGGIVAGSRQIYLTFPAESTFTEQDVSNYFSKFGPVQDVRIPCQQKRMFGFVTFVFAETVKQILSKGNPHHVCGARVLVKPYREKSRLVDRKYAEKIQHPFFYSQHFIDGDSELHSVPRVCDNSRLLRKQLMEEHEQALELERRRLSEFQLAPKPLARHAYHGHSMDEFKLSEACAEQADQFPSAEHFNYWFDVLNNGSTSEEKHRHTRTNCSEQDSNQGVNLPESPFASAIGKGISTVI